The Primulina huaijiensis isolate GDHJ02 chromosome 18, ASM1229523v2, whole genome shotgun sequence DNA window TATAGCAGATATGTATGAGTAAGAATTTGACTGTAGCCAAATTTGACATTATGTTATGTATGGCTTCCTGTCCCCTGGGTATCAGATAAATTTAATACTCAAATGGTGTATTTGGTTGGTTTTGTTAGAACGTAACGAATAATTCCTCTTTATCAGTTGTCAGATGACATAGTCTACACCTTTACAAAATCACTACTACTTGGTATTAACTTGCATTTTCTTGTGACGAATCATCTTACCTCATCTCATTTGTGAGGTGAGATGGTTTATTACCTATAGTACAGTAGAATATATTGTGTTAGTACTGTGAATCCCCCctaaaattaattcttaaaatTGGTCAAACTCCATGGATTGGAGAGAATTGCTTCAATTCAATGGATGTGGAAGTTCATTGTGGATGAGGCACAAGGTTTAGACGAGCTTGTTACTGAACtatcaaaaatttcttaaaaaaatggaTCAACTCCACATGGAAGTACATTGTTGATGAGGCAGAAGGACAAAGACACAAGCAAAACCTGAAACCCTTAACTGGGGCAGTATTCCAGCTCTTGTGACCATCAATGTAGCCTGGTTCTGCACCCTCCCTATATTGTATAGTTATCATGGGATTGGGAAGTGGAGGTGGACGTCGACGAGAGTCTTGATTTTGCGATTGGGTTGAAGATGTCTATGATGCTGCTAGGAAAATGgagaattttaaattaaattttttaaaaatcgtcaCTCTTAAAAACTGAAAAAATGACCTATTGGTCAGTTAATATTATTACTTAAATGTAATCTCATGTTGAATACTCATCTTATAATCTACCATTTAGCCAATCATATCTACCATTTAGCCAATCATATCTTATATACATTCAAACACTTCATTATCCAACAAAGCAAccaaatgcaacacaaaaatttatattgttTAGTTGGTAATATGTCTAAAATTGTTCATTACATATCATGTTAACGGATATTTACTTTGTAGGAATAACTACAGTGTCTCCGCCATTTCCTAAACTGACCCATTAGTTTTCTTTTACATCTCATGCCAGGGAATCTTACAATCTTGGCACCTTACCAAATGATATGTCATATTTGTGGTTCATTAAGGTTCTTCCTACTCTTGGGTTTGATTTAACCCCGATCAAAATATTGTCCACTCTTAGCAGCTTTGAATTATGTTAATCTGAATCACATGCTTTTCGTGGTGAGAAAGCGCATCCCCAAAACGAAAAATCATTTGGAACATCAGCagtagtgattgggcacaatGCTATTCTTTGAATTTGTTTTTCTCGTGTCATAAATCTTAGACATCTTCTGGAAAATGTGAACAGTATTGGCGTCTAATATTTACAACAGAGTTGAATCATCTTGCAGAACATTCTCAatctttgttttcttgttcCTTCATATGGATATCTGATTTGTAAGTAGACTGCAGGTGCCCTTGGAGGCATTGCTGCTTCCTTTGTTCGTGTTCCTACGGAGGTAAATATCTTTCGCCGTCTTTGCTTTTAATCGTTCCCCGTGTTGGGAATCGGCCTGTTTGTTTTACTTGTTAATGTTTTCCATCTCAGCATTTACATTTGGTGTTAATGCTTGTATATTTTCTGTACAATTCATTATTCTTGACATATTAGGTAGTTAAGCAGCGGATGCAAACTGGGCAATTTGGTTCTGCCCCAGAAGCTGTGAGGCTCATTGTCTCCAAAGAAGGCTTTAAAGGTCTTTTTGTGGTATACTATCTTCCcttattatcatttgttaaaAACTGATCTGCGCTGTTTTTGCCAGAGAATTTACTTTAAGAATTGTTACCTTCTTTCCACCTGTCCCTCTCAACTGTGTTACTGTTTACCTTATGATTTTTGAATGCTTTCTGTGGAAGTAAATTAATGATTTATTGTCGTCAACCATAAAAATTTGTTGATAACAATCTTGTTCATCTTTTCAATTACTGCAACTCAGCAccataaaacaatatttaataacatttgataattgttttttatttttttttgttttagggATATCGATCATTTTTGCTGAGAGATTTGCCATTTGATGCGCTTCAATTCTGCATCTATGAACAACTTCGAATAGGTTATAAATTGGCAGTAAGTTCCCTTTTGTAAACATTGCATGACGGTCATTGTTTAATTGACCTGATGAATGCCAATGGTGAATAAATGTGTTGTATAGAATAGATGTCGTTTTTTCCCAAATTCCAGCATTACTCCGTATTAGTATTCATGCTTAACTAATTGATGCTAAGCTGATTAGGATGATAATAggcatcatcatcattattattttgtCTTATTAGGCAAGGAGAGATCTGAATGATCCTGAAAATGCTATAATTGGTGCTTTTGCAGGTAATATGACTTTCTATTGCATCCAATGATCTCTCACGCTTACTTTTCTCCACGTGAAGTGGAGTTTGCTAACTTCATTTAAATCAAGATTTAATTTCATTTGTATCTCAGGTGCTCTGACTGGAGCCATAACAACTCCTCTTGATGTGATCAAGACTAGGTTGATGGTTCAGGTATAACCGAACCCTTTTCTCCCACACACAAATGTTTTTGCATGTGGTATGTGCAGTGAAGGGTgataatatatacatacatcaAACGTATATTTCAGCATTTTGGCCTGTGAACTTTAATGTCATGTTTCCATACAGGGATCAACGAACCAGTATAAAGGCATAGTTGACTGTGTCCAAACAATTGTAAGAGAAGAAGGCGCACCCGCTCTACTCAAGGTATACATTCAATCCCCCATTGGTCTTATTTATAACTCCAAAAAACATTACTGAATTCAGGCACTCTATTATGAAGACTTTGTTTATGCAAAGAAAATTGTGTAAAAATTTGTTTCATCACAGGGAATCGGGCCGAGAGTACTGTGGATAGGCATAGGAGGTTCTATATTCTTTGGTGTTCTCGAGAGCACGAAGCGATTGCTTGCGGAGAGGCATCCCAAGAATCAGcaaaattccaaattcaaaGAAGAATGATAAGATATTGGGTTAAATTGAACTAGTTAAATGCATACAAGTGCCAAGCTTGTAGGATGAAAAAGTTGAGAAGTATGAGCCACCGATAATATTTTCTCAAATGCTTATTTATTTCAAGTTTCTGGAAACATATGTGACTTTAGACCTGGGATAATGACTGCAGTCATTCATTCTTTTCGACTTTATATTGTCATTTTTGCGTTTAGAACTAAAAATTCACTGTTATGAGCTCGCAAGTTTGCATCATTATCAAACTCTGATTTAAGTTAACTCAAACCAAACCTAGCCAATCGCAAATTAGCTCCATAAAATTAGGGTTCTACTCAAATATAAAACTATAAGAAATAGATGGCCAAACTCGAATTTCATTACTTTTGCAACTTCAAGAGGAAGGGTTAGGACAAGGAATATACTACGGCTGTAATGAATTGAAGCATCTCGAAAAATATGTGATTCAAATGTAAAATTATCAAATTCCAGTAAAACTCat harbors:
- the LOC140964535 gene encoding S-adenosylmethionine carrier 1, chloroplastic/mitochondrial, which translates into the protein MGPFTLAVDATSSSGFSSDASNKKMKNLQLQSERFFASVNVREEKPFDFLRTLFDGIIAGGTAGVVVETALYPIDTIKTRLQAAHGGGKIVLKGLYSGLAGNLAGVLPASAIFLGVYEPAKQKLLRSLPENLSAVAHLTAGALGGIAASFVRVPTEVVKQRMQTGQFGSAPEAVRLIVSKEGFKGLFVGYRSFLLRDLPFDALQFCIYEQLRIGYKLAARRDLNDPENAIIGAFAGALTGAITTPLDVIKTRLMVQGSTNQYKGIVDCVQTIVREEGAPALLKGIGPRVLWIGIGGSIFFGVLESTKRLLAERHPKNQQNSKFKEE